In the Pelagicoccus albus genome, TTGTCGAGATTCATGCCCGCTGCCACCGCCCGAGCCATTTGCTCCTGCTGAGGCCGATGCTCCAGCTTCAAGGCGTTTTGCAAGTATCCACCTTCCTCGAAGACGCGTCCTATCAGCCCCGGCAAATGGACGGAGGAAGGAGCGCTTTCTTGGTCGTTGGGAGAGATCATTAGCGGCGGCTGGCGTGGCTTGTTGTTAGAATTCCAAGGAATGGGGTCGAGCAAAATAGACTCTAAGCCCGACTGGAAGGAGGGCTTCCGCTGGATCTGGTGAACTTAACTGAAGGGTAGGCTGCTTGGGTGGCGTTGAATCTTGCAGCGGGTTTTTCCTCTTTCGTCTTCGAATTTGTATTCGAGAAACGCTAACGGATGTGAAAACTCACCGCTCGTCCCTCGCCATTTTTCACTCTCCTGATGTCTCAAGTTTCCACCGAAAGCCCTTCCTCGAAATCCGGCCCTAAGCCACGTCACCCGCTCTACTGGGTGCCGTCTCTGTACCTCGCAATGGGCTTGCCGAATGTGACCGTAGGCGTGGTGGCGGCGATCCTCTATAAAAACATGGGGATCTCGAATCAGGACATCGCCCTGTACACGTCCCAAATGTATCTGCCTTGGGTGCTCAAGCCGCTCTGGGCCCCGTTTCTAGAGCCCTTCAAGACCAAGCGTTGGTGGGTGATCAGCATGGAATTCGCCATGATGGCCTCGCTCGGCATGGTGGCTTTCTCTTTGCCTCTAGATGGCTTCTTCCGGCTGTCCTTGGCTTTCTTTTGGATAACAGGCTTTGCGTCCGCCACCCAAGACATCGTGGCTGACGGTGTCTACATGACGACCATGAAGCGCAAGGACCAAGCACGCTACGCCGGGGTGCAGGGAATGTGTTGGAATCTTGGAGCGGTCATCGCGTCCGGTTTGTTGGTGACCTTGACCGGCTGGCTTCGCAACGGGCTGGAGCTGAGCTGGGCCCACTGCTGGATGATCGTGATGGGCGGTACTGCCTTGGCCATGGGAGGCTTTGGGCTTTGGCACCTGAAGACCTTGCCGGTGGGCGAGGTTTCACCCTTGGCGGGGCAGAAGGCCAGCGCGGCTTGGCCTGCCCTGAAGAAATCTTGGGTCAGCTTTTTCCAAAAGCCGCAGATCTGGATGATGTTGACCGTGGTCTTCTTCTATCGCTTCGGCGAGGGATTCATCGAAAAATTCGGCCCCTTGTTCATGCTCGACCCCAGAGAGGTCGGAGGCTTGGGGCTGGATAACGAAGCTCTCGGCTACATTAGCGGCACGGTCGGAACCATCGCTTTCATCGCAGGCGCCTTCCTTGGCGGATTTCTGGTAGCCCGCCTATCGCTGAAACGATCCTTCTTCCTTTTGGCCCTGATTCTAAACGTACCCAACGCGACCTATTTCATTCTCAGCCAGACCCTGCCGGACAATCTTTACGTGATCGGAGGCATTGTAGCCTTGGAGAAGTTTGGCTTCGGAATGGGCTCGGTGGGCCACATGCTCTACATGATGCAGCAGCTTGCTCCGGGGCCCTTTAAGATGACTCACTACGCCTTCGCGACTGGCGTAATGGCCATGACGCGATGGTCGACCGGTTCGCTCAGCGGCTGGGTGTATTCGCTTTGCGGGGAGAACTATTCCACCTTTTTCGTCTTTGTGCTGCTGGCTTCGGTGCCGCCAATCGTCCTAGCGTGGATGGCTCCGTTCCCCTTGGATCATGAAGAGGAATAGGCCGAAGAGAATCCCGCTTAGCGGCGAGTTAAAGCTCGATTAGCACCAGATCGCCGATTTCCGCGAAGTCGAATAGCTCGATCATCTCCCGGTTGCGTAGCAAGACGCAGCCTCCGCTCGCTGGCTCGCCGATGCGGTCCTCGTGGTTGGTTCCATGGATGTAGACGTAGCGATTGTAGGTATCGCGATCGCCGCCTTGGTTGTGCCCCGGCTCCAAGCCCTCCAGCCAGAGGATGCGGGTGGTGACTAGGTTTTTCTCCTGCTCCTCCTCGGGGAGCTCCCAATAGAGCTCGCCGCTGTCGATTCTGGAACGCAGCACAGCTCCCAGTTTCGAAGAGCCGCCGTGCTTCTCTGCGATGCGATGTAGACCGGTCGGAGTGCCAAAAGAATTCTCCACGCAGCTGGGTGGTTTTTTTCCCGTGGAGACTACGAATTCCCGCCAGAGCCGCCCGTTCTGGAAACCCCGCATCCGCTGCTTGGCGATTGAGACGTGCAGTATTCGCGCTGTTTGCTTGATCTCGAGGGAGTCGAGCTTATGGGTGATCGGCTGCAATAAGTCCGAGGACATAAATAAAATGGGTTACAAAGTAGGCATCGTTGGAGCGACCGGAGCGGTCGGCCAAGAATTTATCAAGCTTCTAGGCGAAAGGGAATTTCCCCTTTCGGAACTGAAGCTGTTTGCTTCCGCTCGATCTGCAGGAAAACAGGTCGAGGCGTTGGGGCAAACCATTACCATCGAAGAAGCCACCGAAACCTGTTTTGAAGGACTCGATTTCGTGCTTTTCAGCGCCAATGGCGATCTCTCCAAAAAGCTTTGTCCCGCCGCCGCCAAGGCTGGCGCCGTAGCGATCGACAACAGTTCCGCCTTCCGCATGGATCCCGAAGTGCCGCTCGTAGTGCCGGAGATCAATGGTGAAGCGGCTCGGGCGCACAAGGGCATCATCGCTAATCCGAACTGCTCGACTGCGATCTCTCTGATGGGGGCCTACCCGCTGCACAAGAAGTTTGGCCTCAAGCGTATGATCGCTTCCACCTACCAAGCCGTGAGCGGTTCCGGGGCGGAGGCCATGCAAGAGCTCGAAGACCAGGTTAAGGCTTGGTCTGCGGGTGAACCGATCGAAAAGAACGTCTATCCACACCAGATCGCATTCAATGCCCTTCCACACGTCGATGTGTTCTTGGAAAACGGATACACCAAGGAAGAGATGAAGCTGGTCAACGAAAGCCGCAAGATCATGGCACTGCCAGATCTGGTTGCTTCTTGCACCTGTGTCCGCGTTCCCGTGATGCGTTCGCACTCCATCTCCATCAACGCCGAGTTCGAGCGTCCCGTATCTGTAGAAGAAGCGCGTGCCGCGATCGCGGAAGCTCAGGGCGTGGACCTAGTCGACGATCCGGAGAATAAGGTTTACCCCATGCCGCTCGACTTCGCGGGCAAGGTGAACTGTGGCGTCGGCCGTATCCGCAAAGACCTAGGCTACGAAAACGGCCTAGCGTTCTGGGTAGTCGGCGACCAGCTCTGGAAGGGTGCTGCTCTCAATGCCATCCAGATTGCGGAATACCTGATCAAGTAAAGCCGCGGTTCGTAGCTAACGAATTTCAGCCAAACGGCGACCCATTCCCGGGTCGCCGTTTTTCTTTGGAAAAGGTAGGAGCGACCTTGGTCGCGATATTTAAACAGGCGAGATCTCCGGTCTCCATGGTGCGTGACTATCTACACGCTTGACCCTCATCGACTGAAATATGAATAAATAATTATAATTAATTATATGTACGGAAAAAGCCCCCTGTGTTTCCTCCTCTTGATTACAGCTAGCTTGCTCTCAGCTGAGCCTCTAGAGATCTATTATTTTGCTAACCAGCAGGCTTACCGGCTGGATGGCTTTGACAGAGAGACTCCTCAGCTTACTGAGGTTTCGGCCGAAGTTGTGTCCGACTTCGAGGGCCACCGACACGAAGCTTGGTGGGTAAAAGGCGAATTGCCTCTGAAATCTGAATACGCTGCCACCTTGTCGAATTACACGACTAAGCGTATCGCCAACAGCTACAAGGAGAGGTACAGGTCGAAAAGGTATAAGGTTTTTATGCGGCTAGACGAGGCCTTTGAGAGCTTGGCGGAACCGGAAGATCCATACAGTCTGCTTCGCATCGTGGGCTGGATCAAAGATGGAGAGTTTACTCGGTTTACCTGTTCGGCGATGGACTTAGCTGAACTCGAAATCACGGAATCCGAATTTGGCGGATTTCCCGTTTGTTACTATGTTCAAGATGGAGAGTTGGTTCGAAGAAAGACTGTCTACAGGTGGGATCGGTATTTGCTGGGTGAAGAAACCAACGATCGCTCCGCAAACTTGAAAGAAAAGAACAACGAGGGCCGCGGCTCTCTTCATTTTGCTGCAGCCAATGGGAACGTGGACCTAGCTCGGCAGATTTTGGAGGAGAACAAGAAGTTCGTGAAATCCTCGGATCGTTATCAAGGCAGTGCCCTTTTCTTTGCCGCTGCTAACGGTAGGGAAGAAGTGGTCGAGCTTTTGCTATCGTACGAGGCTCCCATAGCGGATGGTAACCAGGGGCGTCGATCCATCCTTAGTGAGGCCAGTCGCAACGGGCATTTACCAGTGGTAAAGCTAATGGCTCCTGGCAAGCCCAAGGGGAGTGAGATGAAATGGCATTATTCGTGGGCGGCGTCGGATGCTCTGAATGAAAACTACGATGATGTAGCCATGTACCTGATCGAAAATGGGGCTAATTTTACCGTAAAGGAAACTGAATACGATCAATACGTTTTGGCGAAGTTTGCAGCAGGCTATCCTGAGTTGGGATTTAAGCTGATCGATAAGTTCAAGCTGGAGCCAAATGTAAGTAGAAATGGATACAACCTACTGCATTCTGTAGCTTCATATGCGGATGTGTCTCTACTCGAACGAGTCCATTCTATGGGGGTCGACTTGAAGGAAAAGTCTAGGGCAGGTATGTTTCCGGTCGATCATGCCATTGGTTTGGGCAATGTGGAATCGATCTGCTGGTTTCTCGATAATGGCGGCCGTTATGAAATCGAGGGTAAGCATGTGGATCCCTTCAAGTATGCCATATCCAACGACCAAATTTCATCAGTAGAGTGTCTGATTGGATACGGTTATGATGTAAACCGAGAGATCCTCCCTAGAATGACGCCCTTGATGTTTGCCTGCTATTTTCGCCGTTTTGAAATAGCGAAGGCTTTGGCGGATGCGGGTGGCGTTTATTTGTTGGATAGTCCGCATGCCGAATTGACAGCGATCCGACTGATCGAAGGAGATCAGGCTGATTTAGTGGCTCGATTGATCGAACAGGGCTGGGAGCAGGATCGCTTGGTATTGGGAGAGTTATCCCTGCAAGCTTGCTCAGAGTTTTTTGAATCCGATACCGTCAAAGAAATGCTAGAGACTCGAGGATGGATACAGGAAGAAGCCGATCTGGTTACACTCGCGAGTCTCGATGAAAGGCCAAATGTGCTGAAGACCTTCGAAGCGGATTATCCAGCGAAACTTCAAGAGAAGTTTGGAGACTTGGATATCGTGGTACGCTTAGCTCTTAGCGGGAAAGGGACCCCGGTCTTAGTCGATATGCAGCTTTCTGAAGAGCAAGAGGAATTACGAGAGTTGGTGGAGCAGGGACTTTACGCTATGCGGCTCACACCCTCTACGCAGGGGGGAGAATCAGTTTGCTTCACTTTAAAAACGAAGATCCAGCTCAAGTCGGATTTTGATTTGAGTGAGTTGTTCGAGCTCTCCGACGTAGATATGAAGCCTCAGGCTCTTGTTATGGCCACGCCTTTATATCCCTTCTCGATGCAGTCGAAAAAGGCGA is a window encoding:
- a CDS encoding L,D-transpeptidase, whose amino-acid sequence is MSSDLLQPITHKLDSLEIKQTARILHVSIAKQRMRGFQNGRLWREFVVSTGKKPPSCVENSFGTPTGLHRIAEKHGGSSKLGAVLRSRIDSGELYWELPEEEQEKNLVTTRILWLEGLEPGHNQGGDRDTYNRYVYIHGTNHEDRIGEPASGGCVLLRNREMIELFDFAEIGDLVLIEL
- a CDS encoding TonB family protein — encoded protein: MYGKSPLCFLLLITASLLSAEPLEIYYFANQQAYRLDGFDRETPQLTEVSAEVVSDFEGHRHEAWWVKGELPLKSEYAATLSNYTTKRIANSYKERYRSKRYKVFMRLDEAFESLAEPEDPYSLLRIVGWIKDGEFTRFTCSAMDLAELEITESEFGGFPVCYYVQDGELVRRKTVYRWDRYLLGEETNDRSANLKEKNNEGRGSLHFAAANGNVDLARQILEENKKFVKSSDRYQGSALFFAAANGREEVVELLLSYEAPIADGNQGRRSILSEASRNGHLPVVKLMAPGKPKGSEMKWHYSWAASDALNENYDDVAMYLIENGANFTVKETEYDQYVLAKFAAGYPELGFKLIDKFKLEPNVSRNGYNLLHSVASYADVSLLERVHSMGVDLKEKSRAGMFPVDHAIGLGNVESICWFLDNGGRYEIEGKHVDPFKYAISNDQISSVECLIGYGYDVNREILPRMTPLMFACYFRRFEIAKALADAGGVYLLDSPHAELTAIRLIEGDQADLVARLIEQGWEQDRLVLGELSLQACSEFFESDTVKEMLETRGWIQEEADLVTLASLDERPNVLKTFEADYPAKLQEKFGDLDIVVRLALSGKGTPVLVDMQLSEEQEELRELVEQGLYAMRLTPSTQGGESVCFTLKTKIQLKSDFDLSELFELSDVDMKPQALVMATPLYPFSMQSKKARGRVVVQFILGPNGKVYRAHAISSTHYEFEEPAILCVEESVWQPARKNGTPVACKIRIPIQFAP
- a CDS encoding aspartate-semialdehyde dehydrogenase — encoded protein: MGYKVGIVGATGAVGQEFIKLLGEREFPLSELKLFASARSAGKQVEALGQTITIEEATETCFEGLDFVLFSANGDLSKKLCPAAAKAGAVAIDNSSAFRMDPEVPLVVPEINGEAARAHKGIIANPNCSTAISLMGAYPLHKKFGLKRMIASTYQAVSGSGAEAMQELEDQVKAWSAGEPIEKNVYPHQIAFNALPHVDVFLENGYTKEEMKLVNESRKIMALPDLVASCTCVRVPVMRSHSISINAEFERPVSVEEARAAIAEAQGVDLVDDPENKVYPMPLDFAGKVNCGVGRIRKDLGYENGLAFWVVGDQLWKGAALNAIQIAEYLIK
- a CDS encoding MFS transporter, whose protein sequence is MSQVSTESPSSKSGPKPRHPLYWVPSLYLAMGLPNVTVGVVAAILYKNMGISNQDIALYTSQMYLPWVLKPLWAPFLEPFKTKRWWVISMEFAMMASLGMVAFSLPLDGFFRLSLAFFWITGFASATQDIVADGVYMTTMKRKDQARYAGVQGMCWNLGAVIASGLLVTLTGWLRNGLELSWAHCWMIVMGGTALAMGGFGLWHLKTLPVGEVSPLAGQKASAAWPALKKSWVSFFQKPQIWMMLTVVFFYRFGEGFIEKFGPLFMLDPREVGGLGLDNEALGYISGTVGTIAFIAGAFLGGFLVARLSLKRSFFLLALILNVPNATYFILSQTLPDNLYVIGGIVALEKFGFGMGSVGHMLYMMQQLAPGPFKMTHYAFATGVMAMTRWSTGSLSGWVYSLCGENYSTFFVFVLLASVPPIVLAWMAPFPLDHEEE